A stretch of DNA from Terriglobia bacterium:
GATCCTCCTCAGGGGAAATCACGACTCGTGGTGGACAGGCGCGACGAGGGTCCGCGCGGCGCTTCCGGCGGGGTGCGTGATCCTCCAGAACGACGCGCACGTCGCTTCGGCGCGGATCGTGGTCGGGGCGCGTGGCTGGACGTCGCCGAACGATCCCGAGGCGACCGAGCACGACGCCGCGATCTTCCGCCGCGAGATCGAGAGGTTGAGGCTCTCGGTCGCCGACGCGGACCGGCGCTTCGGCCGCAACTTGCCGAGGGTCGCGATGCTGCACTTCCCGCCGTGGATCGAGGGGCGGCCGGCCACCGAGGTCGTCGGGATCCTGCGGGACGCGGCGGTACGGGACTGCGTGTACGGCCACCTGCACGGGGCCGACGTCGCGTTGGGCGTCACGGGGGAGCGCGACGGGATCCGGTTCCACCTGGTGTCGGCGGACGCCGCGGGGTTCGTCCCGGTTCCGATCCCCCCGCCCCGGGAAGCGGGGGTCGAATGACGAGCGCGCAGGGCGAGCCCGCTCCCGAGACGACGTTCCGTTCCTCAAGGTCCGCGCGATGGCTTCCCTTCGCCCTGGCCTCCGCGATGGTCGTCGCGGCCCTGATCCTCGCCGCGCGCATCGACGCCGCCGGCCGGGTACCCAACTCGGCGGTCATGAAGACGCTCCTGGTCGCGAGCGCGGCGGTCCTCGGCGTTCGGATCGCACTGAGCCTTCGAGAGCTGAGGCTCAGGGTGCGGGTGCGGAGCAAGGACCTTCTCCTCGAGCTCGGGGGCCGGACGGCGGCCCTCGCGTGGGAGGACATTCTCCGGGTCGATTGGGATCCGCCGTTCCGCCACTACGGCCGGTGGCCCCCCGCGCTCGTCCTGTTCGACCGACGCGCGCAGCGCTACAGGGTCCCTTCGCTGATCGCGGGTGGCGAGCAGCTGGTCGCGGTCCTCCTGGCCCGATCGGGTCGGTCCGACCTCGCCGACTGGGCCGAGGCCCACCGGCTCGACATGAAGATGGCCCGCGGGCGCGTCTGGACCGCCGCGGGGTACCTCGCGGCCGCCGGCGTACTGGCGGCCGCAGCCGCGGCGCCCCTACGCTGAGCCGCGGCCGTCGGGGGCACCCTATAATGAGCCGATGAAGCGAACCTTCCCACCACCGCGCGTCCCCGGCGCCCGCGGGCGTGCGCTCCCCGCGCCGCACCGCGATCGTCCCCCGATGCCGGCCGTCGCCCCGGCGTCCGGGCTGCGCGGGCTCCTGCGGTCGATCGACGGTGCCTCGTACGGGGCCTACCGGCGGATCGTCGGCCGCCATGAAGCGGGGGAGTTCGTGATCGTCGTGGACCGCGTCCCACCGGATCCCTACGCAGGCCCGGCTCGCGTGCGCCTGATCTGCGATCGAGGCAAGGCGCACCTGTCGCCTCGCCTCGTTTCGAGCCGTGCGCGGACGATCGGCGTCGAGGACTATCTCGCTCGCTCCACGGCGGAGGCGCTGGCGAGCCAGGGCCGAAGGGGAGGAAACGCTCCGCCGGGGAGCGGCGGGGTCTTCGTCGAGCCGCCCGGAGCTGCGATGCTCGAGCGCGGCACGTGCAGGATCACAGGAACCGGGATCGAACTGCGGCTCCTCGTGGATCTCCCCGCGGCGGGGCGCAGGGTGCTGGGGGAGCAGGCGGAGGAGCTGATGCTCTCCGACCTCCCGCGGCTCGCCACCGCGGCCCTGCTCTTTCCCTCGAGGCGGGAGGAGGACGCCGCTCGCTTCGCCGATGCCGCCGAGGACCACGAGGCTCTCAAGGCGGGGCTGGCGTCCCGCGGCCTCGTCGCGTTCGTAGCCGACGGGAGCCTCCTCGCTCGAGCCGGT
This window harbors:
- a CDS encoding metallophosphoesterase; its protein translation is MPRLFALADLHLSLTGAKPMDVFGEAWRGHASRMADAWDGLVAAEDTVLLPGDLSWAGDLVEAGPDLAWIGARPGGKILLRGNHDSWWTGATRVRAALPAGCVILQNDAHVASARIVVGARGWTSPNDPEATEHDAAIFRREIERLRLSVADADRRFGRNLPRVAMLHFPPWIEGRPATEVVGILRDAAVRDCVYGHLHGADVALGVTGERDGIRFHLVSADAAGFVPVPIPPPREAGVE